The sequence AGCCGAAGCGCCGTCAATGCAATATCTGATTCTGTGATCCGATGACAAACTAAATGTTAGACAAGGTCTTATACATTTGGAGTTGTACAGTCGATAGCGCGATCTTAAAATCTATCAACAACTGCTAACGCCATCCAGCGATATATTTAGGAACTATAAGTAGCCAATTGGTTCTCACAGTCTCCACGTCTTATGCATTTGGAGTTGTACAGTCGATAGCGTGATCTTAAAATCAATTATGGACTACTAACGCCATCCAACGGTATATTTGGGAATGAATTGTAGCCTTTGGTTGTTACAACCTCCCCCTCTGTCCTCGAAGACGTCCCGGCGAATAGGACAGTATTAAGCTGATTATTCTGGTTTGCCTCGTCCTCTAGGAGCTCTCAATATTTGTGTCTGTTCCTTTCGAGGTCGTCCTCTTCTTCGTATCGGTTGTACTGGTTGTGGTAATTCTATAGAATTTTCAGGTTTATGAAATAACTTGAGAGCTGAAGAGTGGTGTATTCCGATTTTTTTATCTGGTTCCTCTTTCGTAGCTAGTTGGTACGAACTGGGGCCATGTTGACCTAATATAACATATGGGCCGTCTCTTCGTGGTGCAAACTTTGCTGAGAACCCTTTCGCTGCGTTGCTGATTGGGTGAGTATTAACTAGCACTAAATCACCAACCTTATATTCGGGAGCCATTCTTCTAGCTCTATCTGCATAGAGTTTCCTGGTTTCTTCTTTCATTTCTTGAACTTCCTTCGCTTTTGTCATAGTTTGAGCCAGTAGTTTAATTTTTGGCGTTATTTCTGGTATGAAATTCtcagttattaatatttgtcTGAAGTCTTCTAAATTATCATGAGGGGTTCTTAATTCTCTACCAAAAGTTAAATATGCTGGAGAACAGTTTGTCGAAGTACATATGGCTGTATTTAATGCAAAACGAATGCTCGGTAATTGTTCACACCAGTTCTGTTGATCGCCTTCAACAAGTATCGCTAGCTGTGTTTTTAAATCTCGATTTTTCCTTTCAACTGGATTCGCTTGAGGATGGTAGAGTGCCGTGAATGATTGCTTAATTTTGAAACAGTATGCTACTTGCTGCATAACTGCGCTGACAAATTGAGCACCGTTGTCACTCAAAATTCTTCTAGGAACCCCAAACCTTAAAAATATCTCGTTGATTAGAGTCGCAGCGCAATTTTCCGCCGTTGCTGCTTCTAATGCAAATAGTTCCACCCAACGTGATGCTATATCTTCTACAACCAATATccatgtattatttttctttgacggCGGTAATGGGCCAAATAAGTCAAACGCTAGGACTTCGAATCTCTGATTCATCGTTGTAGTTTGTAAGAGACCAGCTGGTTTCCAATTTGCTGGTTTGTAGCGTTGGCATGGGACACAGTTTTTAACATACCCTTCAATGTATTTTCTCATGCCAGACCAGAAGTACCTCTTTGATATTCTATTATATGTCTTCTCACTGCCACCATGACCTGCCAGTGGATCATCGTGATATATTGAAACAACATTCATCCATTCATGTTGAGGAACAACCAGTTGTGCATCTTCTGTATCTACAGATGGACTGTTGCGATATAGTAATCCATTGTTCATTATGTATCCCTTTTCACTCCAGTACCTGGCATTCTCGAAATTTACTTCATCTTCTAAGGACTTTATTAttctttgtatattttcatCCTTTATTTGTTCTTCTCTTATTTTCGCTGGGTCTTTCTTTGGCATATCTATCGTTACTACGCATTTTCCACAAtctttttcgttttcttttgtaCACGATGGGCGAGAAAGTGTATCTGCAACAACGTTTGTTTTTCCTGGGCTGTATTTTATGGTTAGGTTGTAAGATTGTAATTGTAATGCCCACCGAGCCAGCCGTCCTGTTGgtgattttaaattcattaaccATCTCAAAGCTTGGTGGTCAGTGACTACTGTTACTGGAAGGCTTTCGATATATCCTCGAAATTTTGATACCGCCCAGACTACAGCTAGGGCTTCTCTTTCTGTGGTATTATAATTCCTTTCTGCAGGGGATAGCAGCCTACTGGCATATTCCACTGGCCGCTCATCTTCGCCCTCCCCCTGCAGTAAGACTGCGCCAATAGCGTAGCTGCTTGCGTCGGTCTTTATAAGGTAAGGTTTTGTTTCATCTGCCTGACGAAGTATAGGCGCTGAGGTTAgaagcttttttaatttatcatatgCCACCTGTTGCTCAATTCCCCATACCCACTGGGCATTTTTCTTTGTAAGACGTGTTAGTGGCTCTGCTATTTTGGCAAAACCCGCTATAAATCTTCTGTACCATGAACAGGTTTGTAAAAAGGAAGTTAAGTGCTTTAAATTACTGGGAATTGGCATGTTAACTATTGCTGATGTTTTTGATGGATCCATGGTGAGACCTTCTTTGGTAATTAAATGACCCAAATATTTCACAGTTGGGCAGCAGAAACGACATTTTATGATGTTTACTGTCAAGTTATATTTTCGTAACTGGTCAAACACCTTGGTTAAATCACCCAAATGTGATTCGAATGTTGgcgacattattattatatcatctaGGTACGCTAGCATTTTTACGTCTTGCAAAACCGCTCTAAAGCCATCGATTAACCTTTGAAAGGTTGCTGGCGCATTTCTTAAGCCAAATGGCATTctcttgaatttgaaaattccGAACGGCGTTACAAATGCTGTTTTATTCTGATCTTCATTTCGAACTTTAATTTGCCAAAAACCCGCTTTCAAATCAAGCGTCGTCATGAATGGTGTTGGTTTGGCTTCATGCAGCAGATCATCCATGCGAGGCATTGGGTAATTATCTGGTATGGTTACTGCGTTTAAGCGTCGATAATCCAAACAAAGTCGTACTTCTTTATTTGGTTTTGGTATCATGATAACCGGTGCTGCCCAGGGTGACGCACATGGTTCGATAATACCATCATTTAACATTTCGCTAATTTTCTTTCGTAGGATTTCTTTACGAGGCGGTGAAAGACGATATGGTGGTACTGAAATCGGTGTATTATTTATGGTTTCGATGCAGTGTTCGACTATCGTTGTGGGCTGACCATTCGAAGTGAAAATATCTTCATAGGTGTCTAGCAATTGTTTCAGTGCTTCTTTTTGGCTATTTTCTAGTACTGTATTTGTGAAGTCTACTTCTAACATAGCAATGTCTATGTTAGTATAAGAGTTTGGAAACAAGGATGCTGATTCTGGTGACAGTTCTAGTTCGCCGTACATGCGATGCACATTTATCTGGGCATCGCGCATCATTGCGTCTGCAAATCGTGGTGAGTACCCATCAAaagtctttattttcttttcggGCGAGTCCAGACGTCGCAATCGGTAAGGGATTGAACTATCCGTTGGTGTAGCTGCTGATTCCGTTATTTGGTAAGTAAGATCTGAATTTCTTTCAGATATATTACTTAGCGGACAGTAAGCTCGCTCGCTATCGACAACAGGTGAGTGTAAGTTATCCATTAGAATACTGCGATTAAAGACAGCGAAATCTTCCTTGTATAACTCATGCTCAATATATGGGTCGTCCAGAAACTGGTACGTAAATTGAGCCATATTTAATAGCATTCTGGCGTCTTGTATAAACCCAACCCCAAGTAGTGTCTTGTTCTCTCTGGAATTAGGCAACACAATGAACGTTGTAGGAATTGTCCTTCCATCTAAAGTTACCAGAGCCTTGACTGTTAGTACGTCTTGCTTTCTTCTATGGCCGTCTGCCAGTGTTATCCATACATTAGCTTTTTCAAAGTGGTaacctttattttttaagcgACAGTACAGTTCAAATGATGCTACACTGCTCTTTGCACAGGTGTCTATATATGCTGTGCCTGTAATGCCTTCGATCTCGATGTAAATAACAGGGCGAGATCGCGAGTCTGTTTGAACGTTGACTGAATTAAAACCAATCTCTTCGTCCGGTACCTTTGGCTTCGGCTTCGTGCAGGTTTCGCAATTGCTGCGTACCACGCCTGGTGTGCCGCAACCGTAACAAGAAAATTTCGGTGCTGTAGGTGAAGGGACTTGAGAAGACGTGGTTGCAATAGGCTTTTTTGGTGTATGTGCCGATGAATtagatgagagtaaattttgttCTGCTTTTAATTTCTTGCGACATTCTTCAGTTTTGTGGCCCATCAACTTACAAAAGTTGCACCGTTCCCTTTTGATGAAACCTTTCTTCTCCTTAAGGTTCGTATCTCTGTCTGCTCTTACGAATTCTCTATCCTTACTAACCTCTTCTACTGCCCGAGCTTTGTCCAATAATTCATCAAATGTCTTAATTGATGTTCTAGGCACCTTCTCCTTAATGGACAGTTTAAGTTGTCCGAATATCATGTCTAGCTGTTGTTCTTCTGTGTGTTCCGGTTTTGGTAACTGCGCTAACAACATACGTTTTTGAGCAATAAATTTCTCTGTATGCTCATTATGCTCTTGTTTTACCCCAATGAGCTCTTGGTAAATAATATAAGCCGGCTTCTTTGGAGCAAAAGCATGGCGGAGCCTCTTTTTGAAATCGCTCCACTGTGTGATGCCTTCCTTGACTCCTTGCCACCAAGTTGCTGCGTCCTTCTTCAAGACAAGAGGGAGACCAGTTATTGCATCTTCATCAGATATCCTTTCAACTTCTTTGTAGACTGAAACAGCAGCTAGGAAAGCCTCCACAGCATTGCTCTCTCTTTCCCCTTCGTAGAAGGTAGTGCACGCTGCGAAAGACCCTTTCTTGGTACCTCCGCCCACTGCTTCCAGTAGAGTTTTAAATTGTTCTTCCGATAAAGGCATCTTCTTTAAAGTTTTGGTCGTACGTACAGTTGAACTCCGACACGCCCGTGTGACAACAAATTTCGGCTGCGGCGGAGAGCCTTGAGGTCTTCGTTTGTTGTCCAGAGTTGCAGATTTTTGCCGTTGGGCGCCACTTGTAGTAGGGCTTGCGGGGTTTCAGACTTAGGAAAACAGCGGTGGTCTCACGAAGATAACTTTATTGGTTACAGTGAGAGTACACGTGACAAGAGAGAGAAAGAAGTACAGAGAGAGCGGTGTAGTTAGGCAATCGCGCGTGGCACAATGTGCACTAACAGAACCGTACTTATCAGATAGGATCGAGGGTGTTCAGCTGAGAGCCGAAGCGCCGTCAATGCAATATCTGATTCTGTGATCCGATGACAAACTAAATGTTAGACAAGGTCTTATACATTTGGAGTTGTACAGTCGATAGCGCGATCTTAAAATCTATCAACAACTGCTAACGCCATCCAGCGATATATTTAGGAACTATAAGTAGCCAATTGGTTCTCACAGTCTCCACGTCTTATGCATTTGGAGTTGTACAGTCGATAGCGTGATCTTAAAATCAATTATGGACTACTAACGCCATCCAACGGTATATTTGGGAATGAATTGTAGCCTTTGGTTGTTACAAGGTTAGGTTATTTTTAAGGTTCAATCTGAAAGTTGCTCAAAATATATCttgatttttattgaaataaattattttattatttgtacaatattggttttttattttattatttaggaaATGTTTTgcctaataaattattaacttataacaaaacaaaattaaaaaaattaacaaaattaacaaataaaaaaaaagtttttttctaaattttttgtatagcATAAATACTGATTACTGATCACTCACGTAAGatacctctaattttttttttttcattttccctGTCTAATATTATCTCGTATTCTTCGAAGAAGACAAATGAAAAATACGTCTATAAGACACCAGCCATTCCAGTGTTAATGTTCCGAAGTTCTAGCATTCTAGGGATTCGGAATACTGATCTTTAGGTACTATTAACTCTGAACTGGCTGCTGTCACGCTGATTTTGTCTTTTGAATAGACCAACGCCATTTTAGCGCTGTAAGTAAAACCCTAAAATACAggtgaatgaattaatgaatgaataataaataaaataaataaatatactacgacaatacacacatcgccatctagccccaaagtaagcgtacttgtgttatgagtactaagatgactgttgaatatttttatgaaaaatatacatacatacttaatatacagataaacacccgggcactgaaaaacattcatgttcatcacacaaacattttccagttgtgggaatcgaacccatggccttggactcagaaagcagggtcactgcccactgcgccactcagccgtcttaaacttttattgtaaaccacagACAAAATTGACagagatacatatacaatagTACAAGGCAAGCAATCAGCAAGTGTGTATGTGTtcaatgaacaaaaaaaattgaatgacTATATGACACTTAGTAGTTGCAGGAAAAGTCGTATCTGTCATTTGTGTAGGGACCAttgcattgtttaaattatcgAGGTCAGCGTCTTGGGACCACTCACCAAATTATAATCTagattataacattattatatctaAATCGATAATAATACACTTCCATGAAGATAACACTtgcattataaaacaaatattaacagCTGTGAAGATAGTGTTTTATTGCTATCTCTGTCAACATAAAAAAAGTATCGttattgaatacgaaaacgtgtttattaaaataaagtaataataaacgtcAGACGTGTCCACAGGTAGCGTGTTAAATCGTCACAATTTCAAGACATAATAATAcaggtataatatttttattttgaatttttctttgAAGTTTTTATATCTCGAATGACACAAGTAACGAAGTTATGTCACCGTTTTAGAGTATAAACTATAATTCGCTTAAATGGTgatagaaaacatcgtgagaaaacccgcatgcctggaagttttccgtaatgttctaaaaggcgttgtgaagtctaacaattcTCGGCCATTGTGGTTGACGATGTCCTAAAGCGTTCTGATTCTGGGATTCATTTGTTTGCTAATAAAGGgtttatggtgatgatgaacgTATATTTGTAAAAAGGATAGATTCAAATAAACATCACTCTCCAGACACCAAAGTCAAAACTCCAAAGAAAAACGATTGCAAAATTGTGTTACACTCTTTTTTTAatcaacgtaaaaaaaaataaccgattttaataattcctgTTGTATTCgtaatttcgtgtagatctgacgAATATGataggagatagaggacataaatCCTCAGCGGATAGCTGCAAACCTCTCACTTAACGTTTAGCGTTACTGAAAACATAAAATGTTGCCACAATTATGAGGGCTTCGGTACtaggatttaataaaaatgttcttGTTTAATCTTTAGCATacaaatcaactaacaatgcgatttcgattcttcctgtaACGTTttctattctttgtaagtggtaggagctgagactgatgtataccaaattatatataaaatttcaaaggACGGGCACCCATctatttactgacttgggtcaaagttacttacccagcgctatcgactaatatgttGGGTTGCTGTTATGCCACACATTATTTGCAGTCAATTTATAGAAATTTCAAAGCATTTTAAATGTGGCAAACAAGTACCTAATAGGATCGTGGGCTGGTCATTTGCgtttggcaatgtttacgtgatttaagttttcaaatcattcattaaagctccaagagcaagaacaacTATATTATTCGCTCACACTTCAGTCATGTtaaaatactatctgtacttaatatcatagatttatatagcagtacgattagcagtacgctgcgttcCGTACTTAACGCGGGCAAAGCCGCAAGGCACATATTGTAATTTGTGCTTGAATGCTCATTCGGTATAGAATATAATATCTACAATCTGAGCTGAAATATCTCAGTTAACAACAAGTATAAGACTGAAGTTATCGCAAAGTTTAGTCCTTTAGAAACTACTTGTATCTATTTCCATACCATACAAGCGTTACGTATAATTTTGAACACGTGCAAAAAGTTCCGCTTACCCCGATTTTACAatcagtaacatattaaatcaatgtacaTAATGATTTTAAGATGATAACAATGACAACTTTGTTTCAGAATCTCAAAACAGTAAGCttgcataaaatggagaaaagaaCCTTTGCTTCTCGAGGGATGGTTGTAACACCACATCATTTAGCGACACAGAGTGCTTTGAAGATTTTAACCGATGGTGGAACTGCCATGGAGGCGATGGTTGCTGCTGCGGCAACAATTGCCGTTGTATATCCACATATGAACAGCATCGGTGGTGATGGATTTTGGCTCATCGTCCCACCGAGTGGCGACTATGTCGCCATAGAGGCCTGTGGGGCAGCCGGTAGTTTGGCTACAGACAAATTCTTTGAAGGCTTCAATAAAATTCCGTTTAAAGGACCAAAATCAGCTGTCACTGTGGCAGGAACTGTAGGCGGATGGGAAGAAGCTTTGAAGTATGTAACTGAATGCGGTTATCCAAGGCTATCCTTATCTAAATTACTAGCCGATGCAATCACGTACGCGGAAGAAGGGTTCCCAGTGTCCTCTTCTCTCATAGAAGCGCTTGAGAAATTCGGGTTAGATGACACCAATTCTCAAGAATTTAGAAACATATTTTTACCAAATGGAACAATACCGACAGAAGGTGAATTATTTCGTCAAAAAGATTTGGCGAAAACGTTGAAAGATCTCTCACGGAATGGTTTAAATAGTTTCTATCGAGGTGATTTAGCAACATTGATTGCAAAAGATATGGCGTCCCTAGGAATGCCAATCACAGACACAGATCTTGCAAATTACTCAGCCATTAGGAGGACTCCACTGAGATTAGATCACTCGCACGGCGAAATTATCAACTTACCGCCACCAACACAAGGTGTACTTTCGTTATCGATTCTCGGAATCTTGGATAAGTTACAAATCGATGGCCGACATGAAGGTCAATTTATTCACGCAACAGTTGAGGCTACGAAGCAAGCTTTTCTATTACGAGACCAGCATATAACCGACCCTCGTTACATGAACGTTGATGCCCAATCACTTTTATCCAGTCACGCAATATCAAAAATGGCCAGTAAAATTAGTCTCAATCAAATATCCTCTAATGGAAAGGGTGAGGGCCCAGGGGATACGATTTGGATGGGTGTGATGGATAGTAAGGGATTTTCCGTTTCATTTATACAGAGCACCTATCAACATTTTGGGAGTGGAGTTATTTTGCCTCAAACTGGTATCTTGTGGCACAATCGTGGTATTTCTTTTAGCTTAAAGAGTGATCACTTAAGATCTTTGGTACCAGGAAAAAAACCCTTTCATACATTGAATCCAGCTGCCGCTAGATTGAATGATGGCCGTGTTATGATCTACGGCACAAGAGGAGGTGATGGGCAGCCCCAAACACAAGCTGCCATCTTCCACAGGTATGTCTTCCAGGGGATGAATTTGCAGAAGTCCATTTCTGAGCCCAGATGGGTTTACGGGCCAACCACTGGTAGATACTACAGCGATTATTTACAATTGGAGAGTAGATTTAGTAACGAAACTATTGAATACCTCAAAGAAAGAGGACATAAAGTTGTTGTCTTGCCACCTTTTTCGGAAGAGGTTGGCCATGCCGGAGCATTAGTTAGATATCCGAATGGCATGCTCGAAGGTGCGTATGATCCACGCAGCAACGGAAATGCAGCTGGGTTTTAATTTAGTGCTAACACTATGTGATAAAATGACCAGTGAATCAACCTGTTTATCGAcggctatattttattaataaaaaacaaggaaagaaaaatatccttattaataaattatgctACACATTACAACTTTCAACATCTTACGTGCTCATTAGGAAGTAATGTTAGGTACTGCCAGTAGCAGAGGCAATAGCGATCCCTCGTGACTTCGTCCGTGTACTTATAACTCAACCTTAAAATATGCTGTAGCGGACTTTTTATAAaccaattaatataatttttaccaaATATAACAATATCAACGACAACGCGTATGTTACTACAGCtgcctattttattaaattaatttaaattctaattaaaataaaaaatataaatgaataaaataagttCACGCATCTTGTAGCTAATACAATTTAGAAAGGCTGCGCGGGGAACAAAACAggaaatttgtttttgtttccaaTTGATTGACGCTATTTTGGCACTGTTAGTTTTGCAGCCGTAATGCAAGTGTCTAAACaactaaaatttgaattactaaaacactattaatattagttccagagacactcgTACGCCACAATTGGCGCTTCAAATGGGAACAAAATTGGCATAGAGACATcagagttaataaaaaatagaggtAATTGTAGTTTTGTCATGTCAGGGTGTATGTTTAAGTATCAtaggatttttatttatcaaaaagtttttatttaggcgtttatttataatggaaatgCCCTTTTTCGATCAAGCCGAAGATTGTTAATTTATGTCGACAAGGTTAATTCACATAAACAAAAACGAGCGAGAAAGCTGATCTGCTAAGTTGCATTTTTGAATTTACATGTTTATGGTTGAATTTTAAAAGagggctgattggcgcagtggctagtgaccgtgctttctgagtccaaggccgtgggttcgttactcacaactggtaaatgtttgtgtgatggacatgaatgtttttcagtgtctgggtgcttatttatatattataagaattaatatatttatatcattcataaaactTGATGAATAaagttatcttggtacccataattggtaaaatatttatttattttttaaatatattttctttaaagtgGATTTATAGCGTGGTAAGTTATGTACGGTTGCTCACGGCATTCCaactttttttaactgtgtCACAATCAACGTGCATAAGCAAACAGTATCTAACATAAATAACATGGCCAAAGCTCCGAAGATTGGCATTCGAAATTCGAATAATAAGTTCGTTAGCGAATTCGGAGTGTTGCGGTCGCTAGTAAACAAATGCACGTCACAATTTCGCCGCGGGCCGGCGGAATACAGCGAATATATTCCTGGCAGCACTTTAATCTAATTTGGACTTTATTAACATGCCGTAAGTTTGAAAATTGGCATGCGTTTGGTTAAACcaatttatttctgtttatcGGGTTAGCCTTTGGGCATGCCAGCTACATTGTAAATCGCATGCATAGTCCTTTTTGGTAGGAGCGTTCTAAAAACCGAGAATAGGTGGTGCTGTGTTACCTTGTAAAGTTCATACTCGGCTGTTCTTTTAACGTGCATTCGATGTCTTGACAATTATTAACTGCTATTGATAATGtacttaacaaaattaaatagataataaatatatataccacgaaaatacacacatcgccacctagccccaaagtaagcgtagcttgtgttatgtgtactaagattaacttatacatacgagtacatacttataatatacagattaacaatCATAAGATTAGCGCGTTAGGTAAAAATGGtgatagtaaatttttacgttgcacgcgcacaccgtcacgtaAAACCttcaccatgaagttagctatagtcaacattttagtttttctaaacaaggtttgacagttgactttcaataattcaaacaataactttttttctattgttagtgtcgttttttctacaaacgtagattaaggcgatagatattttatttaaagatttttatcttgttacgccaaagaagtataacttctaacgcgtgtacataagtacacacacattttatttgaatagtgcagtttttttaaataatttaatattgttaagaataaaaaacaaatgactATCAATGGAGAATAATAACGACTGACGGAGAGACTGCGATTTCCCGATTGTGAAAAGGTTACGGAAAACGgactaatctgttaggggtattgctgcagttatattaaacctataatcggtttccacgcgacagcaaatgctaaatcgcttaacagcAAGTCTTCGCCGGTGTGGTTGTAACTAGCCAATGCCGAAGCTTCCCATCAGAAGGGTcagagaaaattaattaaattcccaaatccccTGGATCTCcgaattaaaactaaatctcACCGCTGCGCTAAGGAGGTCGCCAAAACCAACGTATAAAAGCTTCCGATAGTCAATTGACTCTCTTTGAATTTTATAACCATTTCATCGTGTAGTTCAGGCACTTTACCAACTTTGAAAGGCCTTTGCTTAAGAAAGGAATATTAAGCAGGCTCTGCCTAACTCAAAGGCTGGGTCTAGACTTTATTGATTTACCCCAATACGAGGCCTAAGCTGGAACATGACGTGAATAAAATTGCGGAGACAAAATTACAAGAGAATTTGACGAATATAGAGCGAGCACTACGTCCACTGACCTCTTTTATTGACTAACTAGCGGTCTAccgcgaattcgtctgcgtATATATCAACCATAAAAGATAGAggtggactttttttttttaacttttaaaaagaaaacacttTTGTCATACGTGATTTAATCGAAACTtgaaccgtttacgcagcgaaCGCAGCTGAAGGTCTCAAAAGTCGACAAGGCTTAAGAGTTCGAAGAACATCATTATCATGGAccaattgacccttatttgctgtaccttgatttattttttagtgtgtgagatatgttgttattatattctcattcacgataccttttgttttcatgttatggtgttattgtatattttcatatgctgtgtttacttttaagaaaacattacacttaaatagaatagttaaattttaaaaacggttgtattagtgtaagtgtttgtaagtaaacctaataaataaaataaaataaatatacctatagaatatgacatatttttgttttactaaataaatttgaaacatTTCATTAGTGCTATGCTCCTTTTAGTcgtagcgtgatgatatatggACCTTCCTCGAttaatgggctatccaacactgaaatatttttttcaatcgaACCAGAAGTTACCAAGATCAGCGCGCTCAAGTAAATCAACAAATATACTAGTTTAAGATTGACCGTGACTTTGTCTGcgtacaattattaattatctatatattataagtatttaagtatattattcatataattatttatcagtcatcttagtacccataacacaagctacgcttactttggggctagatggcgatgtgtgcattgtcgtagtatatttatttatattttattaatttataatttcctgcGAGTAAGAAGTTTCTTTTGTCTATCTACCTCTACCTGCGCGCCAAAGCACTCAATGCTATCGGTACTTTGTAGCTAAAGCTCATTGTCAATAACTTTAATTCGAACTATTTGTCCTACTGTAAAGGACAgtttatctaatt comes from Pararge aegeria chromosome 9, ilParAegt1.1, whole genome shotgun sequence and encodes:
- the LOC120626227 gene encoding oxamate amidohydrolase proenzyme-like; the encoded protein is MEKRTFASRGMVVTPHHLATQSALKILTDGGTAMEAMVAAAATIAVVYPHMNSIGGDGFWLIVPPSGDYVAIEACGAAGSLATDKFFEGFNKIPFKGPKSAVTVAGTVGGWEEALKYVTECGYPRLSLSKLLADAITYAEEGFPVSSSLIEALEKFGLDDTNSQEFRNIFLPNGTIPTEGELFRQKDLAKTLKDLSRNGLNSFYRGDLATLIAKDMASLGMPITDTDLANYSAIRRTPLRLDHSHGEIINLPPPTQGVLSLSILGILDKLQIDGRHEGQFIHATVEATKQAFLLRDQHITDPRYMNVDAQSLLSSHAISKMASKISLNQISSNGKGEGPGDTIWMGVMDSKGFSVSFIQSTYQHFGSGVILPQTGILWHNRGISFSLKSDHLRSLVPGKKPFHTLNPAAARLNDGRVMIYGTRGGDGQPQTQAAIFHRYVFQGMNLQKSISEPRWVYGPTTGRYYSDYLQLESRFSNETIEYLKERGHKVVVLPPFSEEVGHAGALVRYPNGMLEGAYDPRSNGNAAGF